From the Bacillus sp. SM2101 genome, one window contains:
- a CDS encoding beta-propeller fold lactonase family protein, translating to MISTAQVNRPFSLAITPDGKLAYVVDEGNDNVTVIDTKTHSIVANVPVEQTPINLKISTSGKLTYVVCNHLVGTVFAIYIKTHSIIASILVGQSPSSVSFTPNGKIAYVTNLNNSVTIIDVPTHFVIVDGYTSVIDTKTHSVIANVQIGTAPLNNAITPDGKLVFVTNSGKNSVSVIDTKTHAVIATIQVDLPPGFVVFTPDGKLAYVTASPPF from the coding sequence TTGATTTCTACAGCCCAAGTAAATAGACCTTTTTCTTTGGCCATTACACCAGATGGAAAACTTGCTTATGTTGTTGATGAAGGTAATGATAACGTAACAGTTATTGACACGAAAACTCATTCAATTGTTGCTAATGTCCCAGTTGAACAAACTCCTATTAATCTGAAAATCTCTACTAGTGGAAAACTTACTTATGTAGTTTGCAATCATTTGGTGGGGACTGTTTTTGCCATTTACATAAAAACCCATTCTATCATTGCTTCTATATTAGTTGGCCAAAGTCCATCATCAGTTTCATTTACCCCAAATGGAAAAATTGCATATGTTACTAATCTCAATAACTCAGTTACTATTATTGATGTTCCAACTCATTTTGTTATTGTAGATGGTTATACATCAGTAATTGATACTAAAACTCATTCTGTTATTGCAAATGTTCAGATTGGAACTGCTCCATTAAACAACGCTATTACACCTGATGGAAAGCTTGTTTTTGTTACAAATAGTGGTAAGAACTCTGTATCTGTTATTGACACAAAAACTCATGCTGTTATCGCTACTATACAAGTTGATTTACCTCCAGGTTTTGTAGTTTTCACACCAGATGGAAAGTTAGCTTATGTTACAGCATCTCCACCTTTTTAG
- a CDS encoding GNAT family N-acetyltransferase yields MTILIRAVQPKDAERIVTIMTQESVLPTIIATPSMRFQDFEQHLQNLGENQHQFVAVENGVVVGFAGLTRNKERRGHIAGLSLMIDQEHHGKGIGRRLMEKLIDLADNWLLIERLELTVVAGNDRAYKLYERAGFVEEGVLKGTIIQHGKFVDEITMARFRPGGLIKSS; encoded by the coding sequence ATGACCATACTGATTCGAGCAGTACAACCAAAAGACGCAGAAAGAATTGTTACAATCATGACCCAGGAGAGTGTTTTGCCAACCATCATTGCAACCCCAAGTATGAGATTCCAAGATTTTGAGCAGCACCTTCAAAACTTAGGAGAGAACCAACACCAATTTGTTGCCGTAGAGAATGGAGTTGTTGTAGGGTTTGCAGGCCTAACAAGAAACAAGGAACGAAGAGGGCATATTGCGGGTCTTTCTCTAATGATAGACCAAGAGCACCATGGAAAGGGAATTGGCCGTAGGTTAATGGAAAAACTCATTGATTTAGCAGACAATTGGTTGTTGATTGAGCGATTAGAATTAACCGTTGTGGCAGGAAATGATCGAGCGTATAAACTTTATGAGCGTGCAGGCTTTGTAGAAGAGGGAGTACTTAAGGGAACGATTATTCAACATGGAAAGTTCGTTGATGAAATCACGATGGCTCGGTTCCGACCAGGTGGATTAATCAAATCATCGTAA
- a CDS encoding transposase domain-containing protein, with protein MYSVVETVKENGLSPYHYLHYLFETLPNMDLTNKEEIDRVLPWSTSLPPICSVPKKSEPNKK; from the coding sequence ATGTATAGTGTGGTTGAAACTGTAAAAGAAAACGGGTTGAGCCCTTATCATTATCTTCATTATTTGTTTGAAACACTTCCCAATATGGATCTAACCAATAAAGAAGAAATTGATAGAGTCTTACCTTGGTCAACGAGTCTTCCCCCAATTTGTTCAGTTCCAAAAAAAAGTGAACCAAATAAAAAGTAA